The following proteins come from a genomic window of Rhodoligotrophos sp. CJ14:
- a CDS encoding SDR family oxidoreductase — MSLINGHPLAGVNAKMKSRHSNDRREVRVEMTEARQFGLSDEELAAYQPVFRSDLFVGQRVLVTGGGSGLGKATAWLFGRLGAEIIIAGRKPERLDAAATPMRAAGLKVQTRALNIRDRDSIDSLFAGAKGGSGLPTILINNAGGQFPQAAIDYSAKGWNAVIDTNLNGTWAMMQVAAQCWRDAGIPGSIVNIVTVVDRGMPGVAHTCAARAGVIGLTRSVAVEWIPYGIRVNCVAPGAIMTEGHVVYSDEARESYKRSNPMMRFGDAFDVAEACAYLAGPSGKFITGETLTVDGGGRLWGEFWAIPKPDYFK; from the coding sequence GTGAGCCTCATTAACGGGCATCCGCTGGCGGGTGTCAATGCCAAAATGAAAAGCCGGCACAGCAATGACCGGCGGGAAGTTCGGGTGGAGATGACGGAAGCGCGACAATTTGGATTGAGCGATGAAGAGCTTGCCGCCTATCAGCCGGTCTTCAGAAGCGATCTGTTCGTCGGCCAAAGGGTCCTGGTCACAGGGGGCGGTTCGGGCTTGGGCAAGGCCACGGCCTGGTTGTTTGGCCGCCTCGGTGCCGAGATCATCATTGCGGGCCGCAAACCTGAGCGGCTTGATGCCGCTGCGACACCGATGCGGGCAGCAGGCCTCAAGGTTCAAACCCGTGCGCTGAACATTCGCGACCGGGACTCCATCGACTCCCTGTTCGCTGGGGCAAAGGGAGGATCGGGGCTGCCGACGATCCTCATCAACAATGCGGGCGGGCAGTTCCCGCAGGCCGCCATCGACTATTCCGCCAAGGGCTGGAACGCCGTCATCGATACCAATCTCAATGGTACCTGGGCGATGATGCAGGTGGCGGCCCAGTGCTGGCGGGATGCGGGCATTCCGGGCTCGATCGTCAACATTGTCACGGTGGTCGACCGCGGCATGCCAGGGGTCGCGCATACCTGCGCCGCCCGAGCCGGCGTGATCGGTCTCACGCGATCCGTGGCCGTGGAGTGGATCCCGTATGGCATACGCGTGAATTGCGTGGCCCCCGGTGCCATCATGACCGAGGGGCACGTGGTCTATTCAGATGAGGCGCGCGAGAGCTATAAGCGGTCGAACCCGATGATGCGCTTCGGGGATGCCTTCGATGTCGCCGAAGCCTGCGCCTATCTTGCAGGGCCTTCGGGCAAGTTCATCACGGGCGAAACGCTCACCGTTGATGGCGGCGGCCGCCTATGGGGAGAGTTCTGGGCGATCCCGAAGCCCGACTATTTCAAATAG
- a CDS encoding enoyl-CoA hydratase-related protein, with translation MSDPVLMERRGPALWITINRPERRNAINEAVIRAIGGGITEAQGMDDVRAIVLTGAGDKAFCAGGDLNPTAEGIPFVVDPANPRNYVVDLFKLVEDCSLPIIARVNGHALAGGLGLLCACDLAIAADHATFGTPESKIGLFPMMILPYLMRTLSRRRLMELCITGDALTAAEALEAGLVNKVVPAGELDQATDELITRIAGRSPTAIRLGKMGFHAMQDMSIREALEFAQLMLPMMARTEDAREGMRAFQEKRQPNWTGR, from the coding sequence ATGTCCGATCCCGTTCTCATGGAGCGCCGCGGTCCCGCGCTATGGATCACGATCAACCGGCCGGAGCGGCGCAATGCCATCAACGAAGCCGTGATCCGTGCCATCGGTGGCGGCATCACCGAGGCGCAAGGCATGGATGATGTGCGCGCGATCGTTCTCACGGGCGCGGGCGACAAGGCATTCTGCGCAGGCGGCGATCTCAACCCCACCGCTGAGGGTATTCCCTTCGTCGTGGACCCCGCCAATCCCCGCAATTACGTCGTTGATCTCTTCAAGCTGGTCGAGGATTGCAGCCTCCCGATCATCGCACGGGTGAACGGCCATGCCTTGGCTGGCGGCCTCGGGCTCCTCTGTGCCTGCGATCTTGCCATAGCGGCTGACCATGCCACGTTCGGCACGCCCGAATCAAAGATCGGGCTCTTCCCGATGATGATCCTGCCCTATCTCATGCGCACTCTCTCACGCCGCCGGCTGATGGAGCTGTGCATCACGGGGGACGCGCTCACCGCCGCCGAAGCGCTCGAAGCAGGCCTCGTCAATAAGGTGGTGCCTGCCGGTGAGCTTGATCAGGCCACCGACGAACTCATCACACGCATTGCCGGGCGCTCCCCCACCGCCATTCGCCTGGGCAAGATGGGCTTTCATGCCATGCAGGACATGAGCATCCGTGAGGCACTCGAATTCGCGCAATTGATGCTGCCCATGATGGCGCGCACCGAGGATGCCCGCGAAGGCATGCGCGCTTTCCAGGAGAAACGTCAGCCCAACTGGACGGGGCGGTGA
- a CDS encoding acyclic terpene utilization AtuA family protein has translation MSAMGDKMLRIGCGGGFWGDTGEGPAQLVRSGQIDVLVVDYLAEITMSLLARARAKDPAGGFVPDFVQAIGALGPELAERRIRVVVNAGGVNPLGCRDALAAKLAASGVSLKIGVVLGDDVSPLMERLREEGVTEMFSGAPLPAKPWSANAYLGAFPIAAALAEGADVVITGRCADSALVLGPMIHAFGWQPSDYDRLSMGSLAGHIVECGAQATGGLATDWQDVEGWDDMGLPIVECRSDGSFIVTKPSGTGGKVTPETVSEQIVYEIGDPAAYILPDVVADWRDVRLTQVGPDRVEVTGARGRAPTRHYKASITAPDGFKAVGTLMIGGRDAALKARRTAEAILKRSRRLMNARGLQDFRRVSVEVLGAEDTYGPHARAARSREVILKAAVHHDDKAACEIFSREFLPSATAMAQGITGFAAGRPKVSPVVRLYSCLVDKSWLNPTIVVNGEEQLVSTFIPNEDANPEITPDLLSPAPPSVPEGPRVTLPLIALAYGRSGDKGDFANIGILARRPEFLAVIAEAVTPRAVADYFAHILEGPVERFPLPGLGGFNFLLHNALDGGGIASLRHDPQGKAFAQMLLDIPVPVPAAWLASGGPLQNSPYVGEVLA, from the coding sequence ATGAGCGCCATGGGCGACAAAATGCTGCGAATCGGCTGCGGCGGTGGCTTCTGGGGCGATACCGGGGAAGGTCCGGCGCAACTCGTCCGCTCCGGTCAGATCGACGTGCTGGTGGTGGACTACCTCGCCGAGATCACCATGTCGCTTTTGGCGCGCGCCCGGGCCAAGGACCCGGCGGGCGGCTTCGTTCCGGATTTCGTCCAGGCGATTGGCGCGCTCGGGCCCGAACTTGCCGAGCGCCGCATCCGCGTGGTGGTCAATGCGGGTGGGGTCAATCCGCTCGGTTGCCGCGATGCCCTCGCCGCAAAACTCGCGGCAAGCGGCGTGTCGCTCAAGATCGGTGTGGTGCTCGGCGATGATGTCAGCCCGCTCATGGAGCGGCTGCGCGAGGAAGGCGTCACCGAAATGTTCAGCGGGGCGCCGCTGCCGGCCAAGCCGTGGAGCGCCAATGCCTATCTCGGCGCCTTCCCGATCGCGGCGGCCCTTGCCGAGGGTGCCGACGTGGTGATCACCGGGCGCTGCGCCGACAGCGCTCTGGTGCTGGGACCCATGATCCATGCCTTCGGCTGGCAGCCTAGCGACTATGACCGCCTGTCCATGGGCAGCCTCGCCGGCCATATCGTCGAATGCGGCGCGCAAGCAACCGGCGGCCTTGCCACGGACTGGCAGGATGTCGAGGGCTGGGACGATATGGGCCTCCCGATCGTCGAATGTAGGTCCGACGGCAGCTTTATCGTTACCAAGCCCTCCGGCACTGGCGGCAAGGTGACACCGGAAACAGTCTCAGAGCAGATTGTCTACGAGATCGGCGATCCCGCGGCCTATATCCTGCCCGATGTGGTGGCGGACTGGCGCGATGTGCGGCTGACCCAGGTTGGCCCTGACCGGGTTGAGGTCACCGGCGCGCGCGGCCGAGCGCCTACCCGCCATTACAAGGCCAGCATCACCGCACCCGACGGCTTCAAAGCAGTCGGCACCCTGATGATCGGCGGCCGCGATGCAGCCTTGAAGGCCCGGCGCACCGCGGAGGCGATCCTCAAGCGCAGCCGGCGGCTGATGAACGCGCGTGGGCTCCAAGATTTCCGCCGCGTGTCCGTCGAGGTGCTGGGCGCCGAAGACACCTATGGCCCCCATGCACGCGCTGCCCGCTCGCGCGAGGTCATCCTCAAGGCGGCAGTTCACCACGACGACAAGGCGGCTTGCGAGATCTTCTCCCGGGAATTCCTGCCCAGCGCCACCGCCATGGCCCAGGGCATCACCGGCTTTGCCGCCGGCCGGCCCAAGGTATCGCCAGTGGTGCGGCTCTATTCCTGCCTGGTGGATAAGAGCTGGCTCAATCCCACCATCGTCGTGAACGGCGAGGAGCAATTGGTCAGCACCTTCATTCCCAACGAGGACGCCAACCCAGAGATTACACCTGACCTTCTCAGCCCGGCTCCGCCCTCTGTTCCGGAAGGCCCGCGGGTCACCCTTCCGCTCATCGCCCTGGCCTATGGCCGCAGCGGTGATAAGGGCGACTTTGCCAATATCGGCATCCTCGCGCGGCGGCCCGAATTTTTGGCCGTGATCGCCGAGGCGGTCACACCCCGCGCGGTCGCCGACTATTTCGCCCATATTCTCGAAGGGCCGGTCGAACGCTTCCCCCTTCCCGGCCTTGGTGGCTTCAACTTTCTCCTGCACAACGCGCTGGATGGTGGCGGAATTGCCTCCCTGCGCCATGATCCGCAGGGCAAGGCTTTCGCCCAGATGCTGCTCGATATCCCGGTCCCCGTTCCCGCCGCATGGCTCGCGTCGGGCGGCCCGCTGCAGAACTCACCCTATGTCGGCGAGGTCCTGGCATGA
- a CDS encoding TetR/AcrR family transcriptional regulator — translation MSPQARRIVNRLPRERRERDILAAASAVFGEQGYENASMAEIAARAGVVEGTIYKYFNNKRDLMLQVLSRWYEGMLANYEEHLSGIQGTENRLRYVIWRHLAFIAANPALCRVFFREVRTGGDYDRSTIQDLNRRYTHFVIAILREGLARGDIKHDLSLGLVRDLIYGAIEHHTWKYVCGLGELDPDAVADQLCLVVFRGIAADAVGDRLAETSARLERLADRFEQIAGRSSG, via the coding sequence ATGAGCCCGCAGGCCCGCCGCATCGTCAACCGTTTGCCGCGCGAGCGGCGCGAACGCGACATTCTGGCCGCTGCGAGCGCGGTCTTTGGCGAACAAGGTTATGAGAATGCCTCCATGGCCGAGATTGCCGCGCGCGCTGGCGTCGTCGAAGGCACCATTTACAAATACTTCAACAACAAGCGCGATCTCATGCTGCAGGTGCTGAGCCGCTGGTATGAGGGCATGCTCGCCAATTACGAGGAGCATCTGTCTGGCATCCAGGGAACCGAAAACCGGTTGCGCTATGTCATCTGGCGCCATCTGGCCTTCATTGCAGCCAATCCGGCTCTCTGCCGCGTGTTCTTCCGCGAGGTGCGCACGGGCGGTGATTATGATCGCTCAACCATCCAGGACCTCAACCGCCGCTACACACATTTCGTCATCGCCATCCTGCGCGAAGGGCTTGCCCGGGGTGACATCAAGCATGACCTCTCCTTGGGTCTCGTGCGCGATCTCATTTACGGCGCCATCGAGCATCACACCTGGAAATATGTCTGCGGCCTAGGTGAGCTCGATCCAGATGCTGTGGCCGATCAGCTCTGCCTTGTGGTGTTCCGCGGCATTGCAGCCGATGCGGTCGGAGATCGCCTGGCCGAAACGAGCGCCAGGCTGGAGCGCCTCGCCGACCGTTTCGAGCAGATCGCGGGGAGGAGCTCCGGATGA
- a CDS encoding ABC transporter ATP-binding protein gives MSTVLSLTNIQVLYDRAIEAVRDVSLNVQQGAIIALLGSNGAGKSTVLKAISGILDREEGEIVGGSILFEGASIAGRTADQIVRAGLLQVPEGRALFPTLTVEENLLMGGYTRNAAHNAESLEQVYTLFPRVKERRTQIAGYLSGGEQQMVAVGRALMAKPRILMLDEPSLGLAPQVIDGIFETIIRLNREHGLTVLLVEQNAQLALSVASYGYIMENGRIVLDGPAEKLRSNADVQEFYLGFAASGQRKSMREVKHYKRRKRWLS, from the coding sequence ATGAGCACCGTCCTGTCCCTGACCAACATCCAGGTCCTATATGATCGCGCAATAGAGGCGGTCCGCGATGTTTCCTTGAATGTCCAGCAGGGCGCCATCATCGCCCTGCTCGGCTCCAACGGCGCCGGCAAGTCGACCGTTCTCAAGGCGATCTCCGGCATCCTCGATCGCGAGGAAGGAGAGATCGTTGGCGGCAGCATCCTCTTTGAGGGTGCCAGCATTGCCGGTCGCACAGCTGACCAGATCGTGCGCGCAGGCCTCTTGCAGGTGCCGGAGGGGCGCGCCCTGTTTCCAACTCTGACCGTCGAGGAAAACCTCCTGATGGGCGGCTATACCCGCAATGCTGCCCACAACGCGGAATCATTGGAGCAGGTCTACACCCTCTTTCCCCGCGTCAAGGAGCGGCGTACGCAAATTGCCGGCTATCTCTCAGGTGGCGAGCAGCAGATGGTCGCCGTGGGGCGCGCGCTCATGGCCAAGCCCCGTATTCTCATGCTGGATGAGCCCAGCCTCGGGCTTGCCCCTCAGGTCATCGACGGCATCTTCGAGACCATCATCCGGCTCAATCGCGAGCATGGCCTCACCGTCCTGCTGGTCGAACAGAACGCTCAGCTTGCCCTGAGCGTCGCAAGCTACGGCTACATCATGGAGAACGGCCGCATCGTGCTCGATGGCCCCGCGGAGAAGCTGCGCAGCAACGCCGACGTGCAGGAATTTTATCTGGGCTTCGCCGCCTCCGGCCAGCGCAAGTCCATGCGCGAGGTCAAGCACTATAAGCGCCGCAAGAGGTGGCTGTCATGA
- a CDS encoding ABC transporter ATP-binding protein produces MTRMSNAALAPSPAPEPMAPAKPTTAPLLEGAGLTKTFGGLRAVSDVSFAVPRGTICSLIGPNGAGKTTLFNLISAVLRPTSGHVVFDGKDITKAPTYTLAKRGIARTFQNLAVFKHETVVNNLLVGMHAHLRTDPFSAAIFFGRARREEIKARERVEEIIEFLEIEDIRDLPVGTLSYGMQKRVELGRALAVNPRLLLLDEMVSGMNQEEREDIARLILDLKEELGVTVLMVEHDMGIVMDISDRVFVMNYGEKIAEGTPAEVSANPVVVDAYLGRRSAA; encoded by the coding sequence ATGACGCGCATGTCCAATGCCGCGCTCGCCCCTTCTCCGGCCCCGGAGCCGATGGCCCCCGCAAAGCCGACCACAGCGCCATTGCTGGAGGGTGCTGGCCTGACCAAAACCTTCGGCGGCCTGCGCGCTGTATCCGACGTGAGCTTCGCCGTGCCCCGTGGCACGATCTGTTCGCTCATCGGCCCCAACGGAGCGGGCAAGACCACCCTTTTCAACCTGATCAGTGCCGTGCTGCGCCCCACCTCCGGCCACGTTGTCTTTGATGGCAAGGACATCACCAAGGCGCCCACCTATACCCTGGCCAAGCGCGGCATTGCCCGCACCTTCCAGAACCTCGCCGTCTTCAAGCATGAGACGGTGGTGAACAATCTGCTGGTCGGCATGCATGCCCATCTCCGCACCGACCCCTTCTCTGCCGCCATCTTCTTCGGCCGGGCGCGCAGGGAAGAGATCAAGGCCCGCGAAAGGGTCGAGGAGATCATCGAATTTCTGGAGATCGAAGATATCCGCGACCTGCCCGTTGGCACCTTGTCCTATGGCATGCAGAAGCGGGTTGAGCTTGGCCGCGCGCTTGCGGTCAATCCACGGCTCCTGCTGCTAGATGAGATGGTCTCCGGCATGAACCAGGAGGAACGTGAAGATATCGCCCGGCTCATTCTCGATTTGAAGGAGGAGCTTGGGGTCACCGTGCTGATGGTCGAGCACGACATGGGCATCGTGATGGACATCTCCGACCGGGTGTTCGTGATGAACTATGGCGAGAAGATTGCTGAAGGCACTCCTGCCGAAGTCTCGGCAAATCCCGTGGTGGTGGATGCCTATCTCGGGCGGAGGTCGGCAGCATGA
- a CDS encoding AMP-dependent synthetase/ligase, whose translation MNPLDLKQLEKLTLPQVLAARAKAHPSELALREKVRGIWRRTTWADYFRNVRMTALGLYALGFRPGDRLAIASENTPEWYYADLAAQMLGGAGLGIYPTNPWPELQYIMRHARVRLVVCGDQEQADKVIDASRHEGGLPDLEKLICVDMRGLRSYDRSNLMSFADLLALGQKSQAAHGAAVDALLAAGKPDDTAIIVYTSGTTGMPKGAMLSHRNMLYSAARVVETAGLSAETYSVVCYLPLCHVAERSFSLCMHLLSGAPVNFAESVDTVVENLREIAPLGFLGVPRIWEKMQQRILFRVKDTTPLQRRVFDTAMRLGRPIAERRQANGGAFASPRDQLIYRLLYLACFRALQRFVGLDRLRCGFCGGATVSPEVLLFFWTLGVPVYQIYGMTETGGVSHMQRPGFTRSGCSGLLIDGLEQQVATDGELLLRGPSVFKGYLFDDVATARALENGWLHTGDVTELEDNGELRVIDRKKDILITSGGKNITPSLIENALKDSLYIREAILLGDGRHFVSALIQIDYETVGQWAQSRGIAYTTYRTLAENPQVKDLIQGEVDKVNARFARVENIRKFVLLAKELDHDDGELTATMKVRRRVIEQKFREEIVAIYGSAA comes from the coding sequence ATGAACCCGCTGGATCTCAAGCAGCTGGAAAAGCTCACCCTGCCGCAGGTTTTGGCGGCGCGTGCCAAGGCCCATCCTTCAGAGCTTGCCCTGCGCGAGAAGGTGCGTGGCATTTGGCGGCGCACCACCTGGGCTGACTATTTCCGCAATGTGCGGATGACGGCGCTTGGCCTCTATGCCCTCGGCTTCCGTCCCGGCGACCGCCTGGCGATTGCCAGCGAGAACACGCCGGAATGGTATTATGCCGATCTCGCAGCCCAGATGCTGGGCGGTGCGGGCCTTGGCATCTATCCCACCAATCCCTGGCCGGAGCTGCAATATATCATGCGCCATGCCCGGGTAAGGCTGGTGGTCTGCGGCGATCAGGAGCAAGCGGACAAGGTGATCGACGCGAGCCGCCACGAAGGCGGCCTGCCCGATCTCGAAAAGCTGATCTGCGTCGACATGCGCGGCCTGCGGAGCTACGACCGCAGCAATCTCATGTCCTTCGCCGACCTGCTCGCGCTTGGGCAGAAATCGCAAGCAGCCCACGGCGCCGCCGTCGATGCGCTGCTCGCTGCCGGCAAGCCCGATGACACCGCGATCATCGTCTATACCTCCGGCACCACCGGCATGCCGAAGGGCGCGATGCTCTCCCACCGCAACATGCTCTATTCGGCAGCGCGCGTCGTGGAGACGGCGGGGCTTTCCGCCGAAACCTATTCGGTGGTCTGCTATCTCCCGCTTTGCCATGTGGCCGAGCGCTCATTCTCCCTCTGCATGCACCTTCTCTCCGGGGCGCCGGTCAATTTCGCCGAATCCGTCGATACCGTGGTTGAGAACCTGCGCGAGATCGCACCGCTCGGCTTCCTCGGTGTGCCGCGCATCTGGGAGAAGATGCAGCAGCGCATCCTCTTCCGGGTGAAGGACACAACCCCGCTGCAGCGGCGCGTGTTCGACACGGCCATGCGCCTTGGCCGCCCGATTGCCGAGCGCCGGCAGGCCAATGGCGGCGCATTTGCCAGCCCCCGCGACCAGCTGATCTATCGGCTCCTCTACCTCGCCTGCTTCCGCGCCCTGCAGCGCTTCGTGGGGCTTGATCGCCTGCGCTGCGGCTTTTGCGGCGGGGCGACCGTCTCGCCCGAAGTGCTGCTCTTCTTCTGGACGCTCGGCGTTCCCGTCTATCAGATCTACGGCATGACCGAGACGGGCGGTGTCAGCCATATGCAGCGCCCCGGCTTCACCCGCAGCGGCTGCTCTGGCCTTCTGATCGATGGCCTCGAGCAGCAGGTTGCCACCGATGGCGAATTGCTGTTGCGCGGCCCCTCCGTCTTCAAGGGCTATCTGTTCGATGACGTCGCCACCGCCCGGGCGCTGGAGAATGGCTGGCTCCACACGGGTGATGTGACCGAACTTGAGGATAATGGCGAATTGCGTGTCATCGACCGCAAGAAGGACATCCTCATCACCTCCGGCGGCAAGAACATCACCCCCTCGCTCATAGAGAACGCCCTCAAGGACAGCCTCTATATCCGCGAGGCGATCCTGCTCGGCGATGGCCGTCACTTCGTCTCGGCCCTGATCCAGATCGATTACGAGACGGTCGGCCAATGGGCCCAGTCCCGGGGCATTGCCTACACCACCTATCGCACCCTCGCTGAGAACCCGCAGGTGAAAGACTTGATCCAGGGCGAGGTCGACAAGGTCAATGCCCGTTTCGCCCGCGTCGAGAACATCCGGAAATTCGTGCTGCTCGCCAAGGAGCTCGACCATGACGATGGCGAACTGACTGCAACCATGAAGGTGCGCCGCCGGGTGATCGAGCAGAAATTCCGCGAAGAGATCGTCGCGATCTACGGGAGTGCGGCCTAA
- a CDS encoding branched-chain amino acid ABC transporter permease, with protein MDFFLLLLATGLVSGAAYGMIAMGFALIYKATGVVNFAQGELVMLTAYIAFSIAASLNLSFFPLVAVTVPIAMVLGLLLERIFIRPMLGEPIFSIVMVTIGLAVIIRGVTIMIWGPDPFDFPAGLPSDVVFIGNIPFYPAQLYALGALAVLVAAAWFFLHRSRMGIAMRAVAANEKAAMLMGIGVARIHALAWSLSSAIAAVAGILFAANFKLGPDLWFQGLKSFPAVILGGLDSVIGAAIGGLVIGVIENMAQGYLGQGLREIAGFVVIVLVLMIKPYGLFGEREIERV; from the coding sequence ATGGACTTCTTCCTGCTGCTGCTCGCCACCGGCCTCGTCTCGGGCGCCGCCTATGGCATGATCGCGATGGGCTTTGCCCTGATCTACAAGGCCACGGGCGTTGTGAATTTCGCCCAGGGCGAGCTGGTGATGCTCACCGCCTATATCGCCTTCTCCATTGCCGCGAGCCTCAACCTCTCCTTCTTTCCCCTGGTGGCGGTCACCGTGCCCATCGCCATGGTGCTGGGCCTCCTGCTCGAGCGGATTTTCATCCGTCCGATGCTGGGCGAGCCGATCTTCTCCATCGTCATGGTGACCATCGGCTTGGCCGTTATCATCCGCGGCGTCACCATCATGATTTGGGGCCCCGACCCGTTCGACTTCCCGGCGGGGCTTCCAAGCGATGTCGTCTTCATCGGCAATATCCCCTTCTATCCGGCCCAGCTTTATGCCCTCGGTGCACTGGCCGTGCTGGTGGCGGCCGCTTGGTTCTTCCTCCACCGCAGCCGCATGGGCATTGCCATGCGCGCCGTTGCCGCCAATGAGAAGGCAGCCATGCTCATGGGCATCGGCGTTGCCCGCATTCATGCATTGGCCTGGTCGCTCTCATCCGCCATAGCCGCCGTCGCCGGCATCCTCTTTGCCGCCAATTTCAAACTCGGGCCCGATCTATGGTTCCAGGGCCTGAAATCCTTCCCCGCCGTCATCCTCGGCGGCCTCGACAGTGTGATCGGCGCCGCGATTGGCGGCCTGGTCATCGGTGTCATCGAGAACATGGCGCAAGGTTATCTCGGCCAGGGCCTGCGTGAGATCGCCGGCTTCGTGGTCATCGTGCTGGTGCTGATGATCAAGCCATATGGCCTGTTCGGCGAGCGGGAAATCGAGAGGGTCTGA
- a CDS encoding branched-chain amino acid ABC transporter permease yields the protein MRTGHFKESYAELVALSDSTVTWAWVAVLIAALIGLPLFVGNYSLSLASGAMIAVIGAVGLNLLVGTTGLISIGQSGFLAIGAYTNALLLADHGWPLWASIPAAGVVSALISLLVGIPSLRLKGLYLAITTLAFAFIVTHVILYAEDITHGPNGVFLPKVSAFGFDLSSDRPFYYFALAITIAVVLVALNLSRTRIGRAWMAIRDHDIAARVMGIDLVRYKLLAFMISSFLVGIGGALMALHIRFVNIDVFGLILSIEALAMIILGGLGSIAGAILGAIFLSLLPEVIRIAFATFGDPSSTTYTSYVYEIRGIAYGVVIVAFLRFKPDGLIGFWRDIRRYWSNWPLAY from the coding sequence ATGCGCACCGGTCATTTCAAAGAGAGCTATGCCGAGCTGGTGGCCCTGAGCGACAGCACCGTCACCTGGGCCTGGGTGGCAGTCCTCATCGCCGCGCTGATCGGCCTGCCACTTTTCGTCGGCAACTATTCGCTATCCCTCGCATCGGGCGCCATGATCGCCGTTATTGGCGCTGTCGGCTTGAACCTGCTTGTCGGTACCACCGGCCTCATCTCCATTGGCCAGTCTGGCTTCCTCGCCATCGGCGCCTATACAAATGCGCTTCTTCTGGCTGATCATGGCTGGCCCCTTTGGGCGAGCATTCCGGCAGCCGGTGTGGTCTCGGCCCTCATTAGCCTCCTCGTTGGCATCCCCTCCTTGCGGCTCAAGGGGCTTTATCTCGCGATCACCACCCTCGCCTTCGCCTTCATCGTCACCCACGTGATCCTCTATGCCGAGGACATCACCCATGGGCCCAACGGCGTGTTCCTGCCCAAGGTTTCCGCCTTTGGCTTTGATCTCTCGAGCGATCGCCCCTTCTATTATTTCGCCTTGGCCATCACCATCGCCGTGGTGCTCGTCGCGCTGAATCTTTCGCGCACCCGCATCGGCCGCGCCTGGATGGCCATCCGCGATCATGACATCGCAGCCAGGGTCATGGGCATCGATCTCGTCCGCTACAAGCTGCTCGCCTTCATGATCTCGTCCTTCCTGGTGGGGATCGGCGGCGCGCTCATGGCGCTTCACATCCGCTTCGTGAATATCGACGTCTTCGGCCTCATCCTGTCGATCGAGGCATTGGCGATGATCATCCTCGGCGGTTTGGGCTCGATTGCGGGCGCGATCTTGGGGGCGATTTTCCTCTCGCTCCTGCCGGAGGTGATCCGCATCGCCTTTGCAACCTTCGGCGATCCCTCCTCCACCACCTACACGTCCTATGTCTACGAGATCAGGGGCATCGCCTATGGCGTCGTGATCGTCGCGTTTCTTCGCTTCAAGCCTGATGGTCTCATCGGCTTCTGGAGAGATATCCGCCGTTACTGGAGCAACTGGCCGCTCGCCTACTGA